Genomic window (Chondrocystis sp. NIES-4102):
ATTTTATACTTTCTGGTAAATTCAGCCATTCCCCCAAACTCAAGCAAGAGTAGAAATTGTTGGCGATGTACCTAAAAATAACTAGGTCATGCTTGAATAGAAAAGACTAAAAATTAATTACAAAAAACTTAATGTGTCGATTATTGGGCTATCTTGGTTCTGAAATTCAACTAGATCACATCCTGACAAAACCAGAACATTCCCTATTGGTTCAAGGATATAAACCCCTAGAAATGACAGCAGGACTTTTAAATGCTGATGGTTTTGGTATCGGGTGGTACGATCAGCAACAGCCACCCTATGCCTACAAAAATGTCTTACCTATTTGGAATGATGCTAACTTACCTCACTTAGGTCGCTACATCAAATCAGAATGTATTGTAGGCTATGTGCGTAGTGCTACTTCTAATCTTTCCGTTGATCTAATCAATTGCCAGCCTTTTACCCATCAAAATCTATTATTTATCCATAACGGGTATATAGATAATTTTCGCAAAACTCTCTGTAGACCTATCCGCAAGAGTTTAGATAATATAGCTTATCAACGGATCGAAGGTACAACAGATTCTGAACATATATTTGCTTTAATCGTCAATGAATTAGAAGCAAACCACAATCTCAGTTTACAACAAGCCTTAAACAATACCATTCATCATTTAATCAAATTAGCCCAACCAGATAATGTTAGTTTTTCTGCCAATATAGTTTTAAGTAATGGTAAAGAATTAGTTGCTTGTCGTTATTCCAACCGTCAAACTAGTCCCACACTATACTATATAAAAGATCATCCATTATATTCTCAGGCAGTAATTATCGCATCTGAACCCATGTTTGAAGGTGAATGGATTAGTTGCCCTGAAGCCAGTATTATTAGTGTGGGAGAAAATCTTGAAATTAACCTCAATCACATCTTCTAGAGAATCCATTAAAATAGAACTCCAGCAGATCCGTCAGCATACTTTAGACTTACTAGCCGAGGTTCAAGAATCGTGCTTTAGGGATCAAGCCCACCCAGAATTTAGTCCCATTGGTTGGCATTTCGGTCATATTGCTTTTACAGAAGCCTATTGGATTTTAGAATACTTAGCCAAATTACCCTTAAGTTTTCCAGAATATCAGCGTTTGTTTGCTGCTAATGGGCTACCAAAATCAGAACGTCAAAACCTACCCAGTATTGCCACAATTGACAACTATCTAGAGACTGTTAGAAGCAAAACTTTAGCTTATTTAGCAATTGCACCCGTAGATAAACAAGAACGTCTTTGGCGATGGTTAGTACAACATGAGAGTCAACATTTAGAAACCATTAGTTTCATTTGGCAACTGCATCAACAGCAAAAGTATCCTAATTTAATAGTTAATAATAGCCCATTCCAAATGGGGGAAAAAAGCGATAGATATAGAGAAATGTTAGAAATCCCCGCAGGAGAATTTACTATGGGGAATAATGCGATCGCAGCCCAAGATAATGAACGTCCTGCTCACCAAGTTTATTTGGATACCTATAAAATAGATCGCTATCCTGTAACCTGTGGACAATATTGGCAATTTATGAAAGCTGGAGGTTATCAAAAACGTCAGTATTGGTCAGAAGAGGGGTGGCAATGGTTACAACAATATCCCGTAGCCCAACCTTTATATTGGATAGATAATATTGATTGGGTAGATCATCCTGTATGTGGGGTAAGTTATTACGAGGCGGAAGCTTATGCACGATTTGCCGATAAAAGACTACCGACAGAAGCAGAATGGGAAAAAGCTGCTTTAGGAATATCAGAAGTAGGTAATTGCGAGCGCAATATCGGACATACAACTCCTGTAGATACATATCCCCAACGTAGTCAGTATGGATGTCAGGATTTGTTAGGTAATGTTTGGGAATGGACAGCCTCTTGGTTTGCGGGTTATTCAGGATTTAGCAATTATCCTTATCCTGAGTATTCCGAAATTTATTTCGATAATCAACATCGAGTTTTAAAAGGTGGTAGTTGGGCAACTAATAGGGCAGCTTTAAGAACTAGTTTTCGTAATTGGTATCATCCAGGAGTCAGACAAATTCTAGCTGGCTTTCGCTGTGCTAAAGATTAAACAACCCAGGGCGATCGCTTTATTTTTCTGCTTAGAATATTCGAGCGAATAGCCCGAAGGGCTACACTTGGTGATCGCTAATTACTTGAATCACCCTAATAGAAATAGCTTAATACTTCTTTTCCACAATAATTTTAAAACTCCCCAGGTAGGATTTGAACCTACGACCAATCGATTAACAGTCGACCGCTCTGCCACTGAGCTACTGAGGATTGCTTTGATAGCCCTAAATAATAATAGCGAATGCTTTAATAATTGGCAAGTAATTTGGCAAAAAAAATTTGAAGTTTACCGATTCACTAGATTTAAAGGATATCCTAGTAATAAATTTAAACAATCGAACTTTGACCAGATTATTTGCCCCTCATGCTAGTTAATCGTTATCAAACAGTTTATTTATCGTTTATTTCAACAGATCTACCGATTTGGAATGTCATTGAAGCAACGGCATCACTGTATCAAAAAGATGAAGAAAGATTCCACCTGCTACTTAATCAGCAGAATCTACCCCAGTCTTTATATCCAGGTAAAGAAACTGATGAACCTGAGAAAGGGCTATTTTGGTTAGATATTTCCCCCTATCGGGTTATTATGACGATGCAGAGTAATAGTAGATTAAGCTATCGACATTTTTGGGAAAGAGGCGTGTATGGGATCAGTCGCTACTCTCTCAATGCTACTGACGATCAAGTGGGTCAATCAATTAGATTACGTAACTTTACTCGCTATCTTAAGGTAGAAAACGCACCCTTATTAAAAAATCTGCGAATTGAATATGAAATTTGGTCGGAAAAGTTACAACTAGGTTCTTATATTCTTAATTTAGAGCTTGAGTAGTAAAATTAAATTCATATTTTTATAATTAATTAGTTATGTCTGAGGTTCAACAATTAATCGAGGCGGTAAATAAAGCTGATTCTGCGGATTTACTCTTAGAAACTGTAGAAAGATTAGCCGAAACCAACAATCAAGCTGCTATACCAACTTTGGTTGAGGTGTTGGGTTTTAATAACCCTGGGGCTGCGGTTGCTGCGGTTGATGGTTTAATTAAGATTGGTGAACCTGTTGTACCTTATCTATTAGCCAATTTAGACGATTATAACTATGGTGCCAGAGCTTGGGCAACGAGAGTTTTTGCAGGTATAGGAGATCCTTGTACTTTAAATTTATTAATCAAGGCTGCAATTGAAGATTTTTCTCAAAGTGTGCGACGGGCAGCTACTAAGGGTTTGGGGAATATTATCTGGTCAAAACTACCAGAAAATGAAGTTATTGCCACTCAACAGCAGGTATTAAACACCCTTTTACAAGCTACAGAAGATGGAGAATGGGTAGTACGCTATGCTGCGGTGGTTGGCTTAGAGTCTTTGGCGCAAACTTTGGCAACTAATCAGCCTCAACTATTGTCAGATATTGCAGTTAAATTACAACAATTAATAGATAGAGAATCAGAACCTGCTATTCGCGCTCGTATTCAATACACCTTGCAGAAATTATAATCTAAGTCTAATTATCTGTTTAATTTATTGGGGATACCCTCACAGCCTCCTGGTACAGTTGCACGCGACTTTTCCCCACACCAAGCACATAAATAATAACGTTGCTCATCGCTTAGTCGTTTGATACCCGAAAGATTAGCCTTTTCCACAACAGTACCTGTATGTTTGCCAGTTTCATAATCAGGTTGGGCGTTGATACTACGAGGACTAGCCGTTTCCACCGAACCATAAAACAAACGAGTACCTTTGAGATCTGCCCCTGCTAAATTCGCTTCATATAAAACAGTTCTAGCCAAATTAGCTTTAATTAGGTCACAATGACTTAAATTAGCCCGCACCATATTAGCATCGCTTAAATCTGCCCAACGTAAATCTTGTCCTACTAAATATGCCCCTGCAAGCATTACTCCTAAATCAACTACCCTAATACCTTGAACACGATCTTCTGAGTATCCGCCACTACCATCAAGGATAGCCCTGCCTAAACGATTATCTCGCTTGAGAGGGGTCAAAAAACGAGATTGCGATAAAAAACGAATAACTTTAGCCTTACCATTTTCATCGATACTAGACATAATCGAAGCTGTTCTACCTTCAGCGATCGCTCTTTCTTGCGGCCAGTCTTCGAGTAATCCCTCATCATTTAAAGTAAGATCGGAAATCCCTTGAAAATAAGTATCTATGGTTTGTTGTTGAGTGATGCGATTTTGTTGAATGGTTAGATCTTTCGATATTACATATTGCGCCCAAGCCACATATACAGCCAAAATAGCGATGGAAATCTGACCTACTGCGCCAATCCACTCAGCCCAAGAACCAAATTCATCATATTTAAACTGATTTAGCCAGTTACCGATATTTTGATATACTCCTAAATATTTAAATAAACCTGCGATCGCGCACGTAAATCCGATAAAAGCTAATATTGATCTTCTTTCTTGAATTGTGAGAAATTTACTAATCCAATCTTTAAGGGAATTGAAAACTACACCTAAAGATAATAATAAGGCTGCGATCGCACTAGTTAACCCTAGCCAGGAAAGCTGAAACCACAACCCCAAACCCATAAATATTATAGAGATGATGATTAACTGGGATTGGGAAAAGCTAATGCGAGGATTAGTATTTTTGTTATTAATTGTTGTTCGCCTTACTCTTTGGGCTTCTACTGATTCTGATTTTACAAGGGATAAGGATTGCTCTTCTAGTTCTACGTTTACCTCTGCTTTACCGTTTTCAAGTTCTACAGTATTTTCTGAATTAAGATTTGGGGAAGAATCAGACCGTTCCTTCATTCTGATAGATAATGTTGATAATTTTAAATCTATCATACTCAAACGCAGCCCCTTGAGCATTAGACCTTTTGCAGAAGTTGTGATTATCCTCTGTATTTACTCTTATGTCCTCATCTTTAATTTGAATTTTTCACAATATATTTGGGATAATTTTTTTTATTCTATAAATTAGGTAAATATAAATAATCTATTTGTGATTTCAATCAGTACGTACAAGATACATTAAAAGATAAAACTATATAATATGATTATATTATTATTGAAATAATGTTAGATAGAATAGCAAATATTATTGTTGAACTGAAAGCTGTAACAAAAGAAGCTAAAAGTTTGGCAAGGAAAGAAATTTTATATAAAGATGAGCTTAAAAAAATTAAATTAGAAAATGTAGCTTTACGGGGGCAAAATGCAACAATTATTAAGGAAAGAGATCAAGCGATAAAAGAGAGGGATCAAGCCTTTAATAATTTACCACTCAAGGATAATCCAGACAATCGGAAAGTTAAAGAATTGCTTTTTGCTAATAAAATAGTTTGTCAGCAAAGAGATCAGGCATTACAAGAATTATCTATTAAAAGAGAAGAATTACTAAAATCTTTACAAGAGGCTAAAATAGCTAAAAAAGATAGAGATATTTCCCTTAGTAATTTAGATGAGGTGATTAGTAAACTGGAAGCCTATCAAAATATATGTCAAGAAGTTAAAAGTAAAATTTCTCAGGGTAAAAGAGTTGATGCAGATTTATTAATTGAATATGCAGAAAGATTACTATTTGAAGAAGAGTTAGGGTCAACCAGTGAAAGAAAATTAGACTATCTTGAAAATTCCTATATGTTTACTGACCAAGCATCAATTAACCGTAGTTTGTTAGATAGATAAAATAATTATGACTTTAAATAAACTTAAGCAAATTAGAAATCAATTAAAACAAAGCACAGAAGTATATGATCAAGCATTTAAAAATACCGCATTGATCGCTGCTGAAGGATTAGCCAATCAACAAAAAGTATTAAATGGGGTTGAACACAAAGTTATTGCTCAAAATATAGACAAAAAATATTTAATTGAAAAATACGGTAATTTAAAAACAGCTAAAGAGGAATATAAAAAAATATATGGTGATAAAAATTATGGCAAAAGTTGGAACGATTTTATTAATACAATAAAAGATTTACCTGTAATAGAAAATATCGAACTTACCTTAGAACAAAGAGTGGAAAGAATTGAAAAGCTCTTACAAAGTCTGGGACATCAACTATAAAATTGCCAATAATTAATTAACTAAATTTTACTAAAACTTAAGTCACACCCTTAAATATATTTATAGGGTTAACTAGAAAAAATAATTATATAAAATAAATGTCAAAAAATTCAGAACGTAATTCTGCAATAAATGCTGCTCATAATTGTAAGATACATCATGCCCAATTAGAGGATATAGCTAAATTCGCCCCAGAAAAAATCAATCATTTAAAAAGAGGTGGTATACGCCAAGGTGCGAGTAGAACCCAAATAGAAGCACAACAAATGTTGGAGAAAATTCCACCCTCACAAAGGGCGGGGATCAATGGTGAAACTGCTGCAAAAAATGCCAAAAAATATCTATCAGATAAAGATGCTAGTCACATAACATCTTATAATCGTGGCGGATCAAGCCAACCAGATAATATCAAATGGGAAAACAAATCAATAAATCGTGCGCGTGGCGATTACCCTTAGGGTACGCTACGCGATCGCAATATGACTCATCAAGAGCAAAGAAATCTCAATATTACAGCACAATTTGATAATTTAACTGGAGCGATTCAAACTGGTGTACGTGCAGCACCCAAAGGCGCAATGATCGGCGCGGTTACAACTGCTCCTTTTTCCATACTTAGGAATGGACTGCGTGTAGTTCGAGGCGAAATTTCTGCTGAAGATGCAATTATGCAAACAGGGAAAGAAACAGTAATTGGGGGTGGTGTTGGTGCTGCAACCGCTTTTACCGTTACTACTATTGCTACAGCTTGTCCGCCTGTTGCGATAGCCTTAGCTACAATTTCCCCTGCTTTATGGGTGGCTGGTGGTGCTGGTTTAATTTACGAGTTTTTTAAAATTCTGGGTGATCATAAGCAACAAGTTCGAGCTTATTACGAGTCGATGACTGAGCAAGAATTACAGTACCTCGCCCAAGTGGAAGCTGAATTGATTGAGGAACATCAGAAAACTATCTCGCTTTCAGATGCACAACAGCAATTAACAGCAACTATTGTTGATCGTTCTCGGGAGTCTGGGGTACAAGGTGCTTTAGTGCGATATGTCCAATCTCGGCAAATTTATCAGTCTCTTCAAAACGCATCAACTCAATCTCAATTCCCCAAAGCTTCTGAGCAAAATCTTTTACCACCAATTAATGAATAAATATAAATATATAGGAGTTGTATTATATGCTACCTTTAATTATGGCAGCCTGCGGTGCTGCTGGTGCAGTCATCGGTGTATTAACCACTCAAGCAGCTAACGAACAGGATAAACAGGCTGTAGAACGCTATAAAAAAGTTAATGCTGAGTTAATTAATAGTCGAGATAAACTACAGCAGCGTTATTACGAACTTTGTGATAGAAGTAAAAAGCAGATTAACCATCTCAATCTTAAACTAGCTGAGTCGGAGATGGAAAAAGACTTAGTGTATTTAGCACTGAGTTTATATCACGAACTAATGGCACTGAGGGAAGATATAGATATCAATCCTTCTCTAAAAGTTTTAGTAGAATTCCATAAAGCGATCGCTCTTACTAATTATGTTTTAAAACAACTTGACAAACGTTTAGTTCCCGTGGCTCAAGATTATTTCACCCGTACTTTAACTCGTATTGACGAAAGAGATAATCTTAGTAAAAAGCAACTATTTAATTTTATGGCTTTGTTAATGAATCCTCAGCAGGATACTATAATTTCCTTCCTAAGTGAGGTTCAAAATCAAATGTTGTCTCAACAAACTGTGGAAGAAGAACAATATATCAACAATGTTATTACGATTGAACCTGAAAAATATTATATTTCTCAAGAACATACGATAGACGAATCAAAAGATATTATTCAGTTGCTCAAGCAAGTACCAGGAATGACAGATGCTCATCATAGAGATTTTCCTCGTTCAGAACTTTTTATTACTAGTAAAAGTGGAATCAGTGTTAGAACCTGGAGAAATCCCGTTAATGTACTTCACGTGTTTGTTACTGATAACTATGGTGAGCTAATTTTTGGGGGATATGTCGGCTGGATTCATACAGATGGCTTACTTGCTTGCTTGAGGGAAATTAAAAGAAATTTCAAGTAATAAAACGTAATTGCTTGTTTGTATTAAATACTTGTATGAAATGCTTAACTTAATAGTAAATATTAAGTTCATTTATGCGATTTCAAGATTAATCTGGCGGAAACGTAGATTTATCAATGTTTAAAAAGCAAATTAACACTATTATCAATTAAACTGCTGACTGATTTACTTCTACGGCTAATTTAAACCCGATCTGATTTAAAATGCTCCGAACGCTATTTAATTGAGGATTACCTTGAGCAGACAGGGTTTTATATAAATCGCTATTGCGGTTAGTGGCTTTGGCTAATTCGCTCATGGTGCTGTTAGCTTCCACTACGTCTCGCAATGCCAACAAAAAAACTTCTGGGTTTTCGTCTTCTAAAGCTGCATTAAGATATTCTCTGGCTTCAACTGGGTCGGTTAAAGCTTTTAGTAAATCGTCTTGGTAACTTCTAGTTCTACTCATTGCCACGCCTCTGATAATCTTGCCAGTATTTCTTTGCTTGTTTAATGTCTTTATTCTGACTACTTTTATCACCACCAGATAGCAAAATGATGATGGTGTCTTTTTCTTAACCAAAATATACTCGCAAGCCAGCACCAAATTTGATTTTCAGTTCACTAACCCCCTCTCCCACAGACTTACAATCACCTAAGTTACCTAAGCGAATGCGGTTAATCCTCGTCCGAATTATGGCACGGGCTTTTCTATCTTTGAGGGCTGAGAGCCAATTATTAAAAGGTGCGCTGCCATCTGCTTGAACATAGGTAAGGATGGTTTTTTCTTGCGCTTCCATAAGCTACTGTAGTATATAAGCTACAGTTTTACAGCTTTAGTAGCCCGTTGTTTATCTGTTGTGGATGATCAACTAATTTTGATAATTCTAGTAATCAGTAATTTATTGGGTTTTTAACATCATCATATATCATTGAAAAAGCTAAAAGCTGATAGCTAATAACTAAGAACAAATACACTTAGTACGTCATAGTTTTAATTACCAACGCAATCTACTGATATCCTGATTCCCAAACAGAAATATTAATACGATCCTTGGTATCTCGCTGCACCTTACCTTCTAGATTATTGACTTTAAAGAAACTAAAATCAGTCTGACGATTATAAACACTACGGAGTTTATCTTTAATTTCAGCAGGAGTATCGCCTCCAAGCATTTTACTCATAGTTTGCTGCATTGCGCCTAAACTTACCGACTGATCTAGGGCTATATCTGCTTGACGTATTTTGCCTGTATCGTCTGATTGATAGGTAAGATTAACCTGATTAGGCACAACATTATAATAAACCAAAACACGACTATTAGGTCGCCACCCCTTACGTTCAGAGGTAGGTTGACCGAGGGTACTAACTAACTGGCTTTCAGATGTACCTGTGGTCAAAATCGGGATATCAATTTCTGCAACTGGTTGATCATCTGTGGTTTTAGTAGCTTGCTCATCATTTGTTGCTAAATTTTCATCTGTAACTTCTGAGTTTGCTTGTTCTGTAGTTGCTTGGGTACTATTAGTAACTTCCTCTACATCAGCTTTTTGATCTTGGTCTTTATTTTTACGCTTGTTTTTATTTTTAGCTAATTTATTTTCCCAACTATCTTGATTTAGCTTTTCAACTTCTGCTTCTGCTTGTTGTTGATCAACTTCGTCTGTGGGCTGAGTAGGAAAGAGATCTGGTTGGGTAGATGAAGATTCAACTTCTGCCTGTTGATTCGCTACTTCGGGCGATCGCAATGAGTTAGAAATGATTGCGAAACCAGCAGCAAAAGTGCCAGCACCTACTCCTAAAGCAATTAGTAAAAATAAACCTAAATTAGCTAATGTACTGCGTTTTTGGGGTTTTCTGGGGCTGGGAGATTCCAAAGCTACTGTATTACTTCTACCCGCTAAGATATTTTGATTACCCAAAGAATTATTATTGGGAGCGACATTTAAAGTTGCACCTGTTAAGTTGACTGGACTATTATTTACTTCAGTATTAAGAGCAGCCAGCATTTCTTGGGCAGTACTAAAGCGATCGCGTGGATGAAAACGAATTGCCTTATTTATTACTGCTACTAAATCCTGATCAATATTTAAATCTGATTCTTGTTGCCAAACTATTTCACCATTACTGGGATCTGTTTCTAACTCATTAGGAGATTTACCTGTAAGTAAGAAAATCGCGGTAAGTCCTAAGCTATATAAATCACTAGAATAAATAGGACGACCTGCTGCTTGTTCTGATGACATATATCCAGGTGTACCAATAGATGCGGAGTACATACTAAGGCTCGAACCTTGATTCATTTCGGTCGCCATTGCCTCTTTTACCGCACCAAAATCAATCAGAAAAGGTAAATGATCTCCCTGACGTAGAATTATATTTTCTGGTTTAATGTCGCGATGAATAATACGTCGTGCATGGACATAATTTAAAACATTTAATAATTGAATCAGAATTTGCCTAACTTCATCTGGGTATAAATTGCCTTCTTTTTCCCAATATTGCGCTAAAGTTAAGCCTTCGATCCATTCTTGAACTAGATAAAACTTGTCTTCCTCTGAAAAATAGGCATAAAGTCGCGGAATTTGCTCATGACCTTCCCCCAATTCTTCTAAAATTGCTGCTTCTCGCTGAAATCTTTCCTTCATCCATAAAGGAGTTTTTGGTTGTTTAACAATCGGTTTTAACTGCTTGAGAACGCATTTTCGCCCTGATGGCATATGGGTATCTTCTGTTAAATATGTTTCCCCAAAGCCTCCTCTACCGAGAGTTTGAATAATGCGATAGCGGTTATTGAGCAATCCAGCTTTCATACTTTAAATATTCAGAGTATTGTTAATCAAACAATTTAGTAAACAAGTGGTTGTTTTGAAATAGTTGTTTAATATTTTAATCGCTAAATAATTTAATTAACTTACTTCAAGTCTAGTAGACCTTTTTCTTTTAGTTTAGGATTAAAACGAATTTCCATACCCACCGAGCGATCGCTCAATTGTTTTTGGATTTCTGCTTCTATCCTTCTTGCTACTTTTTTCCTTATTTTAATTTGACCTAATTCGTCACTTTGTTGATATTGTGCCTTTTCTTCCTCTGTCATAGCTGAATTAGTATCTATAGGTTCAGTCCAAACTGAGTTGGCTTGATTACCTATAGGAGTTGTGCCATTTTCTTCGATCCAACTATTGGCGATCTCTTCTAGAATTTGCCGACTAGGACGAGTGATAGTTTGCACTTTAAACCAGTAGCAGTTTTGAGGCTGACGCACTAGATGTTGTTTAAGACTTAGATAAACGTCGCGAGAATAACCGACATACTGCATTTCCTTTTCTTGGTTGAAGATTGCATATACCCCAATTTTCCCTTGT
Coding sequences:
- a CDS encoding glutamine amidotransferase class-II — translated: MCRLLGYLGSEIQLDHILTKPEHSLLVQGYKPLEMTAGLLNADGFGIGWYDQQQPPYAYKNVLPIWNDANLPHLGRYIKSECIVGYVRSATSNLSVDLINCQPFTHQNLLFIHNGYIDNFRKTLCRPIRKSLDNIAYQRIEGTTDSEHIFALIVNELEANHNLSLQQALNNTIHHLIKLAQPDNVSFSANIVLSNGKELVACRYSNRQTSPTLYYIKDHPLYSQAVIIASEPMFEGEWISCPEASIISVGENLEINLNHIF
- a CDS encoding HEAT domain containing protein yields the protein MSEVQQLIEAVNKADSADLLLETVERLAETNNQAAIPTLVEVLGFNNPGAAVAAVDGLIKIGEPVVPYLLANLDDYNYGARAWATRVFAGIGDPCTLNLLIKAAIEDFSQSVRRAATKGLGNIIWSKLPENEVIATQQQVLNTLLQATEDGEWVVRYAAVVGLESLAQTLATNQPQLLSDIAVKLQQLIDRESEPAIRARIQYTLQKL
- a CDS encoding rfrA pentapeptide repeat-containing protein encodes the protein MLKGLRLSMIDLKLSTLSIRMKERSDSSPNLNSENTVELENGKAEVNVELEEQSLSLVKSESVEAQRVRRTTINNKNTNPRISFSQSQLIIISIIFMGLGLWFQLSWLGLTSAIAALLLSLGVVFNSLKDWISKFLTIQERRSILAFIGFTCAIAGLFKYLGVYQNIGNWLNQFKYDEFGSWAEWIGAVGQISIAILAVYVAWAQYVISKDLTIQQNRITQQQTIDTYFQGISDLTLNDEGLLEDWPQERAIAEGRTASIMSSIDENGKAKVIRFLSQSRFLTPLKRDNRLGRAILDGSGGYSEDRVQGIRVVDLGVMLAGAYLVGQDLRWADLSDANMVRANLSHCDLIKANLARTVLYEANLAGADLKGTRLFYGSVETASPRSINAQPDYETGKHTGTVVEKANLSGIKRLSDEQRYYLCAWCGEKSRATVPGGCEGIPNKLNR
- a CDS encoding serine/threonine protein kinase; the protein is MKAGLLNNRYRIIQTLGRGGFGETYLTEDTHMPSGRKCVLKQLKPIVKQPKTPLWMKERFQREAAILEELGEGHEQIPRLYAYFSEEDKFYLVQEWIEGLTLAQYWEKEGNLYPDEVRQILIQLLNVLNYVHARRIIHRDIKPENIILRQGDHLPFLIDFGAVKEAMATEMNQGSSLSMYSASIGTPGYMSSEQAAGRPIYSSDLYSLGLTAIFLLTGKSPNELETDPSNGEIVWQQESDLNIDQDLVAVINKAIRFHPRDRFSTAQEMLAALNTEVNNSPVNLTGATLNVAPNNNSLGNQNILAGRSNTVALESPSPRKPQKRSTLANLGLFLLIALGVGAGTFAAGFAIISNSLRSPEVANQQAEVESSSTQPDLFPTQPTDEVDQQQAEAEVEKLNQDSWENKLAKNKNKRKNKDQDQKADVEEVTNSTQATTEQANSEVTDENLATNDEQATKTTDDQPVAEIDIPILTTGTSESQLVSTLGQPTSERKGWRPNSRVLVYYNVVPNQVNLTYQSDDTGKIRQADIALDQSVSLGAMQQTMSKMLGGDTPAEIKDKLRSVYNRQTDFSFFKVNNLEGKVQRDTKDRINISVWESGYQ